A single region of the Cronobacter condimenti 1330 genome encodes:
- a CDS encoding LytR/AlgR family response regulator transcription factor, which translates to MKVIIVEDEVLAQQELNWLIKTHSQMEVVATFEDGLDVLKYLQQHDVDAIFLDINIPSLDGVLLAQNISKFARKPFIVFITAWKEHAVEAFELEAFDYILKPYQESRIIGMLQKLEAAFVQQNAPHAAAPAGRENATINLIKDERIIVTDINDIYYAEAHEKMTFVYTRKEAYVMPMNITEFCSRLPEAHFFRCHRSYCVNLNKIREIEPWFNNTYILRLRDLDFQVPVSRSRVKEFRQLMRL; encoded by the coding sequence ATGAAAGTCATTATCGTTGAGGATGAAGTCCTCGCGCAGCAGGAGCTGAACTGGCTGATTAAAACCCACAGCCAGATGGAAGTGGTCGCCACGTTTGAAGACGGGCTGGACGTGCTGAAATATCTCCAGCAGCATGACGTGGACGCGATTTTCCTTGATATCAACATCCCGTCGCTGGACGGCGTGCTGCTGGCGCAGAACATCAGTAAATTCGCCCGTAAGCCGTTTATCGTCTTTATCACCGCCTGGAAAGAGCACGCGGTAGAGGCCTTTGAGCTGGAAGCGTTCGACTACATTCTGAAACCGTATCAGGAGTCGCGCATTATCGGTATGTTGCAGAAGCTGGAGGCCGCCTTTGTACAGCAGAACGCGCCGCACGCCGCCGCACCTGCCGGGCGCGAGAACGCGACGATCAATCTCATCAAAGATGAGCGGATTATCGTCACTGATATTAACGATATCTATTATGCCGAAGCACACGAGAAGATGACCTTCGTCTATACGCGCAAAGAGGCGTATGTGATGCCGATGAATATCACCGAGTTTTGCAGCCGCCTGCCGGAGGCGCATTTCTTCCGCTGCCACCGTTCGTACTGCGTTAACCTGAATAAAATCCGCGAAATCGAGCCGTGGTTTAATAACACCTATATTTTACGGCTGCGCGATCTGGATTTTCAGGTGCCAGTGAGCCGCAGCCGGGTGAAAGAGTTCCGCCAGCTGATGCGGCTGTAA
- the glk gene encoding glucokinase — protein MTKYALVGDVGGTNARLALCDVDSGEILKAKTYSGLDYPSLEAVVRVYLDEHNATVTDGCIAIACPITGDWVAMTNHVWAFSIAEMKKNLGFAHLEIINDFTAVSMAIPMLKTEHLIQFGGGEAQPNKPIAVYGAGTGLGVAHLVHVDKRWVSLPGEGGHVDFAPNSEEEAIILDQLRAEVGHVSAERVLSGPGLVNLYRAIVKADGRLPENLRPKDITERALDDSCTDCRRALSLFCVIMGRFGGNLALTLGTFGGVYIAGGIVPRFLDFFTASGFRGGFEDKGRFKAYVQDIPVYLIVHDQPGLLGAGAHLRQTLGQIL, from the coding sequence ATGACCAAATATGCTTTGGTGGGAGACGTGGGCGGCACCAACGCACGCTTAGCGCTGTGCGACGTAGACAGTGGCGAAATACTCAAGGCGAAAACCTATTCCGGCCTTGATTATCCGAGCCTGGAAGCGGTGGTGCGGGTATATCTGGATGAACATAACGCCACGGTCACGGATGGCTGTATCGCCATTGCCTGTCCGATTACCGGCGACTGGGTGGCAATGACCAACCACGTCTGGGCGTTTTCCATTGCCGAAATGAAAAAGAACCTCGGCTTTGCGCATCTGGAAATTATTAACGATTTTACCGCGGTTTCGATGGCGATCCCGATGCTGAAAACCGAACACCTGATCCAGTTCGGCGGCGGCGAGGCGCAACCGAATAAACCGATCGCCGTTTACGGCGCGGGAACCGGCCTTGGCGTCGCGCATCTGGTGCATGTTGATAAGCGCTGGGTAAGCCTGCCGGGCGAAGGGGGTCATGTCGATTTCGCACCGAACAGCGAAGAAGAGGCGATTATCCTTGATCAGTTGCGCGCCGAAGTGGGGCATGTCTCTGCTGAGCGTGTACTCTCAGGGCCGGGGCTTGTGAACCTCTATCGCGCAATTGTTAAAGCCGATGGCCGTCTGCCGGAGAACCTGCGCCCGAAAGATATTACCGAACGCGCGCTGGATGATAGCTGCACCGACTGCCGCCGCGCGCTGTCGCTCTTTTGCGTCATTATGGGCCGTTTTGGCGGCAACCTGGCGCTGACGCTCGGCACTTTTGGCGGCGTGTATATCGCAGGCGGTATCGTGCCACGCTTCCTGGATTTCTTTACTGCGAGCGGTTTTCGCGGTGGGTTTGAAGACAAAGGCCGTTTTAAAGCGTATGTCCAGGATATCCCGGTCTATCTTATCGTACACGACCAGCCAGGGCTGCTTGGCGCCGGCGCGCATCTGCGCCAGACGCTGGGGCAAATCCTCTGA
- a CDS encoding alpha-keto acid decarboxylase family protein, which translates to MPDHYCIADYLLDRLAGCGVKHLFGVPGDYNLLFLDSVIAHPGITWVGCANELNAAYAADGYARCTGIGALLTTYGVGELSALNAIAGSYAEAVPVLHVVGAPCQSAQRKGEVLHHTLGDGDFHHFMRIAKEVTAAQGWLTPANACSEIDRVMAEMLRTRRPGYLVLPTDVASAPATAPVNVLTVPCPQGDDARLAAFREAAQARFASAGRVALLADFLAQRFGVQKALHQWMDDTPMPHSSLLMGKGVLDETKPGFTGTYSGAASDPAVCRAIEEADLVICVGVQFSDTITAGFTQRLTRDQTIDVQPWATRVGDRWFSGIAMDQAVAILHDITKRHSARLAPPDIVPKAVTPPATGALNQNNFWPLIEEFLQPGDILAVDQGTAAFGAAALRLPAGCDFLVQPLWGSIGYALPAAFGAQTACANRRVILITGDGAAQLSIQELGSMLRDGQAPVVIVLNNDGYTVERAIHGATQRYNDIAPWQWTQLPHALNADRQAQSWRVSDTAQLHEVFARLARPERLSLIEVMLPKEDVPPLLDAVSRALEARNGAKED; encoded by the coding sequence ATGCCAGACCACTACTGTATTGCCGATTATCTGCTGGACCGTCTGGCGGGATGTGGCGTTAAACACCTGTTTGGCGTTCCCGGAGATTACAATCTGCTGTTTCTCGATAGCGTTATCGCACACCCGGGCATCACGTGGGTCGGCTGCGCCAATGAACTTAACGCCGCCTATGCTGCAGACGGTTATGCCCGCTGCACCGGTATCGGGGCGTTGCTCACGACGTACGGCGTCGGGGAACTCAGCGCCCTCAATGCTATTGCGGGGAGCTACGCCGAAGCGGTGCCGGTGTTACATGTCGTTGGCGCACCTTGCCAGTCGGCGCAGCGTAAGGGTGAAGTGCTGCACCACACGCTGGGCGACGGTGATTTTCACCATTTTATGCGTATCGCTAAAGAGGTCACGGCCGCGCAGGGATGGCTGACGCCCGCCAATGCCTGCAGCGAAATCGATCGCGTCATGGCTGAGATGCTGCGCACTCGTCGTCCCGGGTACCTCGTGCTGCCTACAGATGTGGCAAGCGCGCCTGCCACAGCACCTGTAAACGTTCTCACTGTGCCTTGCCCCCAAGGGGATGACGCCCGGCTTGCGGCGTTTCGTGAGGCGGCGCAGGCGCGATTTGCCAGCGCCGGGCGCGTGGCGCTGCTGGCAGATTTTCTGGCGCAGCGCTTCGGCGTACAAAAAGCGCTACATCAGTGGATGGATGACACGCCCATGCCGCACAGTTCGTTGCTGATGGGCAAAGGGGTGCTGGATGAAACCAAACCTGGTTTTACCGGCACCTACAGCGGTGCGGCGAGCGACCCGGCAGTTTGTCGGGCGATAGAAGAGGCCGATTTGGTGATTTGCGTCGGCGTCCAGTTCTCCGACACTATCACTGCCGGGTTTACCCAGCGCCTGACGCGCGATCAAACGATCGACGTACAGCCCTGGGCGACGCGGGTGGGCGATCGCTGGTTTAGCGGCATTGCGATGGATCAGGCAGTCGCCATCTTGCATGACATCACGAAACGCCACAGCGCGCGCCTCGCGCCGCCGGACATCGTGCCGAAAGCCGTCACGCCACCTGCTACCGGTGCGCTCAACCAGAATAACTTCTGGCCGCTGATTGAGGAGTTTCTGCAACCCGGCGATATTCTGGCAGTCGATCAGGGTACCGCCGCCTTTGGGGCCGCCGCGCTGCGCCTGCCCGCCGGATGTGATTTTCTGGTGCAGCCGCTTTGGGGGTCGATTGGCTACGCGTTACCTGCGGCGTTTGGCGCGCAGACTGCCTGTGCGAACCGCCGCGTGATACTCATCACCGGGGACGGCGCCGCACAGCTCTCCATTCAGGAACTCGGCTCGATGCTGCGCGACGGCCAGGCACCGGTGGTCATCGTGCTTAATAATGATGGCTATACGGTGGAGCGCGCCATTCACGGCGCGACGCAACGCTATAACGACATCGCGCCGTGGCAGTGGACGCAACTGCCGCATGCGCTGAACGCTGACCGGCAGGCGCAGAGCTGGCGAGTGAGCGACACCGCGCAGCTTCACGAGGTATTCGCCAGGCTGGCGCGCCCTGAACGGCTGTCGCTCATTGAAGTGATGCTGCCGAAGGAAGACGTGCCGCCGCTGCTTGATGCCGTTAGCCGGGCGCTGGAGGCACGCAACGGCGCGAAGGAGGATTAA
- the mgrA gene encoding L-glyceraldehyde 3-phosphate reductase, translated as MVYQADPARYATMEYRRCGRSGLKLPAISLGLWHNFGDATLVETSRQLLRRSFDLGITHFDLANNYGPPPGAAESHFGRILKEDFLPYRDELIISTKAGYTMWDGPYGDWGSRKYLISSLDQSLKRMGLEYVDIFYHHRPDPETPLEETMRALDHVVRQGKALYAGISNYPADRAREAIALLEQLGTPCLIHQPKYSMFERWVEDGLLDLLQEKGVGSIAFSPLAGGQLTDRYLNGIPPDSRAASGSRFLNPDQITDEKREKVRKLNEIAMQRGQKLSQMALAWVLRDEKVTSVLIGASKTTQIDDAVGMLAKRDFSAQEREAIEAILA; from the coding sequence ATGGTTTATCAGGCAGATCCTGCTCGCTACGCCACCATGGAATATCGCCGTTGCGGACGCAGCGGTTTAAAACTTCCCGCAATTTCGCTGGGCCTGTGGCATAACTTCGGCGATGCCACGCTGGTTGAAACCAGCCGCCAGCTGTTACGCCGGTCGTTCGATCTCGGCATCACGCATTTTGATCTCGCCAATAATTACGGACCGCCGCCGGGGGCTGCCGAAAGCCATTTCGGGCGCATTCTGAAAGAAGATTTTCTGCCCTATCGCGACGAGCTGATTATCTCCACCAAAGCGGGTTATACGATGTGGGACGGCCCTTACGGTGACTGGGGATCGCGCAAGTATTTGATTTCGAGCCTCGATCAGAGCCTAAAGCGCATGGGGCTTGAGTATGTTGATATTTTTTATCACCACCGTCCGGACCCGGAGACGCCGCTTGAAGAAACCATGCGGGCGCTCGACCACGTGGTGCGTCAGGGCAAAGCGTTGTACGCAGGCATTTCGAACTACCCGGCAGACCGCGCCCGCGAGGCGATTGCTCTGCTGGAGCAGCTCGGTACGCCATGTCTTATCCACCAGCCGAAATATTCCATGTTTGAGCGCTGGGTTGAGGACGGCCTGCTGGATTTGCTGCAGGAAAAAGGCGTGGGCAGCATCGCGTTTTCACCCCTCGCGGGCGGCCAGTTGACCGATCGCTACCTGAACGGTATTCCGCCAGACTCGCGCGCCGCCAGCGGCAGCCGTTTTTTAAACCCCGACCAGATAACCGATGAAAAACGGGAGAAAGTGCGCAAGCTCAATGAGATAGCCATGCAGCGCGGGCAAAAGCTTTCGCAGATGGCGCTTGCGTGGGTGTTGCGCGATGAAAAAGTGACCTCGGTGCTGATTGGCGCAAGCAAGACCACCCAGATTGACGACGCTGTTGGAATGCTGGCGAAACGGGACTTCTCAGCCCAGGAGCGCGAAGCTATCGAAGCCATTCTGGCATAG
- a CDS encoding DUF2502 domain-containing protein — MFRSLILAAALLAGTAPLVASAGEITLLPSIKLQIGDRDNYGNYWDGGRWRDRDYWRNHYEWRGDRWWRHDNGRHRGWDKHRGWDDRRAYERGYREGWNDRDDRRGWGKHGHGHGHHH; from the coding sequence ATGTTCAGGTCACTGATTCTTGCAGCGGCGTTACTTGCGGGTACGGCTCCGCTTGTCGCCAGCGCCGGCGAAATCACCCTGTTGCCATCCATCAAATTACAAATTGGCGATCGCGACAATTACGGTAACTACTGGGACGGCGGGCGCTGGCGCGACCGCGACTACTGGCGCAATCATTATGAATGGCGTGGCGACCGCTGGTGGCGCCATGACAATGGCCGTCATCGCGGCTGGGATAAACATCGCGGCTGGGACGACCGTCGGGCGTATGAACGTGGCTATCGCGAAGGCTGGAACGATCGCGACGACCGTCGCGGGTGGGGTAAACATGGTCACGGGCACGGTCATCATCACTAA
- a CDS encoding Nramp family divalent metal transporter — protein MNHSRVEQSRGRTARKLRLALMGPAFIAAIGYIDPGNFATNIQAGASFGYQLLWVVVWANLMAMLIQVLSAKLGIATGKNLAEQIRDHYPRPVVWFYWVQAEIIAMATDLAEFIGAAIGFKLILGVSLLQGAVLTGIATFLILMLQKRGQKPLEKVIGGLLLFVAAAYIVELFFSQPKLAALGKGMLIPSLPTSEAVFLAAGVLGATIMPHVIYLHSSLTQNLHDGSRKERYSATKWDVAIAMTIAGFVNLAMMATAAAAFHFSGHTKVAELDQAYLTLEPLLSHAAATIFGLSLVAAGLSSTVVGTLAGQVVMQGFVRFSIPLWVRRSVTMAPSFIVILMGLDPTRILVMSQVLLSFGIALALVPLLFFTSNKTLMGELVNTPWVKRTGWAIVVLVVALNIWLLVGTALGL, from the coding sequence ATGAACCACAGTCGCGTTGAGCAAAGTCGTGGCCGTACAGCGCGGAAGTTAAGACTGGCACTTATGGGGCCAGCTTTCATCGCTGCCATTGGCTATATCGATCCAGGTAATTTCGCTACCAATATTCAGGCCGGGGCCAGCTTCGGCTATCAATTGCTGTGGGTGGTGGTCTGGGCCAACCTGATGGCGATGCTTATTCAGGTGCTTTCCGCAAAGCTTGGCATCGCCACAGGCAAAAACCTCGCTGAGCAGATCCGCGATCACTATCCACGTCCGGTAGTCTGGTTTTATTGGGTTCAGGCGGAGATCATCGCGATGGCGACCGATCTCGCGGAATTCATTGGCGCCGCGATAGGCTTTAAGCTGATCCTTGGCGTTTCACTGTTGCAGGGCGCGGTACTGACGGGCATTGCCACGTTTTTGATCCTGATGCTGCAAAAACGCGGGCAGAAACCGCTTGAGAAAGTGATAGGCGGGCTACTGCTGTTTGTGGCAGCGGCCTATATCGTTGAGCTATTTTTCTCGCAGCCGAAACTTGCCGCGCTTGGTAAGGGGATGTTAATCCCGAGTCTGCCCACCTCTGAGGCTGTCTTCCTGGCCGCGGGGGTATTGGGTGCCACCATCATGCCGCACGTTATCTACCTGCACTCCTCTCTGACGCAGAATCTGCATGACGGTTCGCGCAAAGAACGCTACTCCGCCACTAAGTGGGATGTGGCTATCGCCATGACCATCGCGGGTTTTGTGAATCTGGCGATGATGGCGACGGCGGCGGCGGCATTTCACTTCAGCGGGCACACCAAAGTGGCCGAGCTGGATCAGGCTTATCTGACGCTTGAACCGTTATTAAGCCATGCCGCGGCGACAATTTTCGGCCTGAGTCTGGTCGCCGCCGGGCTCTCCTCGACGGTTGTTGGGACGCTGGCAGGCCAGGTAGTGATGCAAGGGTTTGTTCGCTTCAGCATTCCGCTTTGGGTGCGCCGCTCGGTCACTATGGCGCCTTCGTTTATCGTTATCCTGATGGGGCTCGATCCGACGCGCATTCTGGTAATGAGTCAGGTATTGCTGAGCTTTGGTATTGCGCTTGCGCTGGTTCCGCTGCTGTTCTTTACCAGCAATAAAACGCTGATGGGCGAACTGGTCAACACACCATGGGTAAAACGTACTGGCTGGGCGATTGTGGTGCTGGTGGTGGCGCTCAATATCTGGCTGCTGGTCGGTACAGCACTTGGGCTATAA
- a CDS encoding NupC/NupG family nucleoside CNT transporter has product MSRILHFVLALAVVALLAMLVSSNRKQIRIRFVIQLLIIEVLLAYFFLTSDVGLGFVKGFSEMFEKLLGFANEGTNFVFGKMNDEGLAFFFLRVLCPIVFISALIGILQHIRVLPIVIRAIGTVLSKVNGMGKLESFNAVSSLILGQSENFIAYKDILGKMSRNRMYTMAATAMSTVSMSIVGAYMTMLQPKYVVAALVLNMFSTFIVLSLINPYRVENEEDLQMSNLHEGQSFFEMLGEYILAGFKVAIIVAAMLIGFIALISGLNALFAAVLGISFQGILGYIFYPVAWVMGVPASEALQVGSIMATKLVSNEFVAMMDLQKLAGTISPRAEGILSVFLVSFANFSSIGIIAGAIKGLNEEQGNVVSRFGLKLVYGSTLVSILSASIAALVL; this is encoded by the coding sequence ATGTCCCGCATTCTTCATTTCGTTTTGGCGCTCGCCGTTGTAGCGCTCCTTGCGATGCTCGTCAGTAGCAACCGCAAACAAATTCGCATTCGTTTCGTCATACAGCTTTTAATTATTGAAGTCTTGCTCGCTTATTTCTTCTTAACTTCCGATGTGGGCCTGGGTTTTGTGAAGGGCTTTTCCGAGATGTTTGAGAAACTGCTGGGTTTCGCGAACGAAGGGACGAACTTCGTGTTCGGTAAAATGAACGATGAAGGCCTGGCTTTCTTCTTCCTGAGAGTGCTCTGCCCTATCGTCTTTATCTCTGCGTTGATCGGTATTTTGCAACATATTCGCGTACTGCCCATTGTTATCCGCGCTATCGGTACCGTGCTTTCTAAAGTCAACGGTATGGGCAAGCTTGAATCCTTCAACGCGGTAAGCTCGCTGATTCTGGGACAATCAGAAAACTTTATCGCCTATAAGGATATTCTGGGCAAAATGTCGCGCAACCGCATGTACACCATGGCCGCAACCGCCATGTCTACGGTGTCCATGTCGATCGTTGGCGCGTATATGACCATGCTTCAACCCAAATATGTAGTGGCAGCGCTCGTCCTGAACATGTTCAGTACCTTCATCGTGCTTTCTCTTATCAACCCATACCGCGTTGAAAATGAAGAAGATCTGCAGATGTCCAATCTGCACGAAGGTCAGAGCTTCTTTGAAATGCTGGGCGAGTACATTCTGGCTGGTTTCAAAGTCGCCATTATCGTCGCGGCAATGCTGATTGGCTTTATCGCGCTGATCTCCGGCCTGAATGCGCTGTTTGCTGCCGTCCTTGGCATCTCTTTCCAGGGCATTCTTGGTTATATTTTCTACCCGGTAGCCTGGGTGATGGGCGTTCCGGCAAGCGAAGCGCTGCAGGTCGGCAGTATTATGGCGACCAAGCTGGTGTCTAACGAATTCGTTGCGATGATGGATCTGCAGAAACTGGCGGGCACTATTTCTCCGCGTGCGGAAGGTATTCTGTCAGTGTTCCTGGTTTCCTTCGCGAACTTCTCATCTATCGGCATCATCGCGGGTGCGATTAAAGGCCTCAATGAAGAACAGGGTAACGTGGTTTCCCGCTTCGGCCTGAAACTGGTTTACGGCTCAACGCTTGTGAGTATTCTCTCTGCGTCTATCGCCGCACTCGTGCTGTAA
- a CDS encoding EAL domain-containing protein has translation MNYRHGLRKSGIALLLCVLLLPLARMLSPLAVVDGEAIYLSYLPLSLMLAMIYLFGRYALAPLALSFFIFYAWFFPLNSLQLLAFVLSFLLPIIFVCAVFRALKGGRWRFALSRKSTGLRLFLFGLLAPCLIKTLMVISGYYLDYPDDIASYFGESTSFYTIVTVQGLMAASAIFVDLFYYPVRMVLSSTFARAFWRRCIIPLTGPEKKLLALCWFTTVIILLILFTLPFKLFLISIYTLPVIFVLFTAGIFLIGPVLITLLWSVSLLLLLASNHSFLPPDNTGFLLAFMLSLFISFTVSMRFMTVIFNKNEWMKRQYRMLALTDPLTRLPNLRALERHLQNAPAGALCCLRVANLEFLSRHYGLMMRIQCKKEVTALLLPWLNAGERVFQLPDSDLIIFLSGPEPQARLRHMVDLLNSKRIQWNGTPLELDYSAAWAPLHQAQAPEELYRTIGQLSYLAELADVTEPVVALESRSKGISGQTSEPVLMFQKVKRALAQDGVTLFAQPIRNAQGEGYAEILARLHCDGELILPTQFIPLITRFNLSARFDMQVLEKLLQYLHAHPQAQPGARFSVNLMPLTLQQKGIAQQAIALFQHYQVPVSAVILEVTEEQALSGSENTMQNIALLQERGFCIAIDDFGTGYANFERLKNLQADIIKIDGCFVRHVVSNTFDALVVKSICDLAKARSLTVVAEFVETPAQRDLLFSLGVEYIQGYLPGRPEPLERET, from the coding sequence ATGAATTATCGCCACGGTTTGCGTAAGTCAGGCATCGCGTTATTGCTGTGCGTCCTGTTGTTGCCACTAGCGCGAATGCTTTCGCCTCTCGCCGTCGTTGATGGCGAAGCAATATATTTATCATATTTGCCGCTGAGCCTGATGCTGGCCATGATATATCTTTTTGGCCGTTACGCTCTGGCCCCGCTGGCACTCTCTTTTTTTATTTTTTACGCCTGGTTTTTCCCGTTAAATAGTCTGCAACTCCTGGCATTTGTATTGAGTTTCCTGCTGCCCATTATTTTCGTCTGTGCGGTTTTTCGTGCACTAAAGGGGGGGCGCTGGCGCTTCGCGCTGTCCCGTAAAAGTACTGGTCTGCGCCTGTTTCTGTTTGGGCTACTGGCACCATGCCTTATCAAAACCCTGATGGTTATTTCAGGTTATTATCTTGATTATCCTGATGATATTGCATCATATTTTGGTGAGAGCACCTCATTTTATACAATCGTCACCGTGCAAGGGTTGATGGCAGCGTCGGCCATCTTTGTCGATCTTTTTTATTATCCGGTAAGGATGGTGTTGAGCTCCACCTTCGCCCGGGCGTTCTGGCGGCGCTGCATTATTCCCCTCACGGGCCCGGAAAAGAAACTGCTGGCGCTGTGCTGGTTCACAACTGTTATCATTCTGCTTATTTTATTTACGCTACCGTTTAAATTATTTTTAATCTCCATTTATACTCTGCCAGTTATTTTCGTTTTATTTACCGCTGGGATTTTCCTGATCGGACCGGTGCTTATCACGCTGCTCTGGTCAGTGTCGTTATTATTATTGCTTGCCAGTAACCACAGTTTTTTACCGCCGGATAACACCGGTTTTCTCCTGGCGTTTATGCTCTCGCTGTTTATCTCATTTACGGTTTCAATGCGTTTCATGACGGTCATTTTTAACAAGAATGAATGGATGAAGCGTCAGTACCGCATGCTCGCGTTAACCGATCCGCTGACCCGCCTGCCGAACCTGCGCGCGCTGGAGCGGCATTTGCAAAACGCTCCGGCAGGTGCCTTGTGCTGTTTGCGTGTGGCCAACCTTGAATTTCTCAGCCGTCACTATGGCCTGATGATGCGCATTCAATGCAAAAAAGAGGTCACGGCGTTGCTATTGCCCTGGCTTAATGCGGGCGAAAGGGTATTCCAACTGCCGGACAGCGATTTGATAATTTTCCTCAGCGGGCCGGAGCCGCAGGCGCGGCTACGTCATATGGTCGATCTGCTTAACAGCAAGCGCATCCAGTGGAACGGGACACCACTGGAGCTCGACTACAGCGCCGCCTGGGCGCCGCTGCATCAGGCGCAGGCACCAGAGGAGCTGTATCGCACAATTGGTCAACTGAGTTATCTCGCAGAGCTGGCAGACGTCACTGAACCGGTCGTGGCGCTGGAGAGCCGCAGCAAAGGAATTTCTGGCCAAACCAGCGAACCGGTGCTGATGTTTCAGAAGGTGAAGCGTGCGCTGGCGCAGGACGGCGTAACGCTTTTCGCGCAGCCCATACGCAACGCCCAGGGCGAGGGCTACGCGGAGATTCTGGCGCGGCTTCATTGCGATGGTGAACTCATCCTGCCCACTCAGTTTATCCCGCTCATCACCCGTTTTAACCTGAGCGCGCGCTTTGATATGCAAGTGCTGGAAAAACTCCTTCAGTACCTGCATGCGCACCCACAGGCTCAGCCTGGCGCCCGGTTTTCCGTGAATCTGATGCCGCTCACGCTGCAACAGAAGGGGATTGCGCAGCAAGCCATCGCGCTGTTTCAGCACTATCAGGTCCCTGTGAGCGCTGTCATTCTGGAGGTAACGGAGGAGCAGGCGCTTTCGGGGTCAGAAAACACGATGCAAAATATTGCGCTGTTGCAGGAGCGTGGGTTTTGCATTGCCATTGATGATTTCGGCACGGGTTATGCCAACTTCGAGCGACTCAAAAACCTACAGGCCGATATCATTAAAATTGATGGGTGCTTTGTGCGTCATGTGGTGAGCAATACGTTTGATGCGCTGGTGGTCAAATCGATTTGCGATCTGGCGAAGGCCCGGTCGCTGACCGTGGTGGCGGAATTTGTGGAAACCCCGGCGCAGCGCGATTTACTGTTCTCGCTGGGCGTTGAGTACATCCAGGGCTATCTGCCAGGACGGCCTGAGCCGCTTGAACGTGAGACATAA